The Microbacterium sp. LWH7-1.2 genome window below encodes:
- a CDS encoding ABC-F family ATP-binding cassette domain-containing protein: protein MAHLLGAEALHLEFPTKVVFDRVSLGIDEGDRIGVVGRNGDGKSSLLAMLAGRLEPDGGRVTVRGGVRVGVLDQSDTLDDALTIREAVVGDRPDHEWAGDARTRDVIAGLLGDLAWDGPVAGLSGGQRRRVSLAALLVGDDDVIFLDEPTNHLDVEAIAWLAEHIKRRWPANQGGLLVVTHDRWFLDEVCNTTWEVHDRIVEPFEGGYAAYILQRVERDRQAAVIEQRRQNLARKELAWLRRGAPARTSKPKFRIDAANVLIADEPEIRNATELRSLAVSRLGKDVVDLLDAAVSYDGREVLHPVEWRIAPGERTGILGVNGAGKSTLLGLVAGDVEPTAGRVKRGKTVKVATLTQRLDELEEHLDDPVRVVISRLRTTYTFGSGSKAQELTPGQLLESMGFQSAQLSTPVKDLSGGQKRRLQLLLILLEQPNVLILDEPTNDLDTDMLAAVEDLLDSWPGTLLVVSHDRYFIERVTDQQYAILGGHLRHLPGGVDEYLRLRERERSAGPGTSKGTDAAAAASVPSTAPSLSGQELRAAQKEVASLERRLEKLETQIGAARTALADHDQSDYVGLGAEMTRIGVLEKERDGVEERWFELTEQIG from the coding sequence ATGGCACATCTTCTGGGGGCCGAGGCCCTGCACCTGGAATTCCCGACCAAGGTCGTCTTCGACCGGGTGTCACTCGGCATCGACGAGGGCGACCGCATCGGAGTCGTCGGCCGCAACGGCGACGGCAAGTCGAGCCTGCTGGCGATGCTCGCCGGACGGCTCGAGCCCGACGGCGGCCGCGTCACGGTGCGCGGCGGCGTCCGCGTCGGCGTGCTCGACCAGTCCGACACCCTCGACGACGCCCTCACGATCCGGGAAGCCGTCGTCGGTGATCGTCCGGATCACGAATGGGCGGGCGACGCGCGCACGCGCGACGTGATCGCGGGCCTCCTCGGCGACCTCGCGTGGGACGGTCCGGTCGCGGGGCTGTCGGGCGGTCAGCGTCGGCGCGTGTCGCTCGCGGCCCTGCTCGTGGGCGACGACGACGTCATCTTCCTCGACGAGCCCACGAACCACCTCGACGTCGAGGCGATCGCGTGGCTCGCCGAGCACATCAAGCGCCGGTGGCCGGCGAACCAGGGCGGCCTCCTGGTCGTGACCCACGACCGCTGGTTCCTCGACGAGGTGTGCAACACCACGTGGGAGGTGCACGACCGCATCGTCGAGCCGTTCGAGGGCGGCTATGCGGCGTATATCCTGCAGCGCGTCGAGCGCGACCGCCAGGCGGCCGTCATCGAGCAGCGCCGCCAGAACCTCGCCCGCAAGGAGCTCGCATGGCTGCGCCGCGGCGCGCCCGCTCGCACGTCCAAGCCGAAGTTCCGCATCGACGCCGCCAACGTGCTCATCGCGGACGAGCCGGAGATCCGCAACGCGACCGAGCTGCGCTCGCTCGCTGTCTCGCGCCTGGGCAAGGACGTTGTCGACCTCCTCGACGCGGCAGTCTCGTACGACGGCCGCGAGGTGCTGCACCCGGTGGAGTGGCGCATCGCCCCGGGCGAGCGCACCGGCATCCTCGGCGTCAACGGCGCCGGCAAGTCGACGCTGCTCGGCCTTGTCGCGGGTGACGTCGAGCCCACCGCCGGCCGCGTGAAGCGCGGCAAGACCGTGAAGGTCGCGACCCTCACGCAGCGCCTCGACGAGCTCGAAGAGCACCTCGACGACCCCGTGCGTGTCGTCATCTCGCGGCTGCGCACCACCTACACGTTCGGGAGCGGCTCGAAGGCGCAGGAGCTCACGCCCGGCCAGCTGCTCGAGAGCATGGGCTTCCAGAGCGCGCAGCTCTCGACCCCCGTCAAGGACCTCTCGGGCGGCCAGAAGCGCCGCCTGCAGTTGCTGCTCATCCTCCTCGAGCAGCCCAACGTGCTCATCCTCGACGAGCCGACGAACGACCTCGACACCGACATGCTCGCCGCCGTCGAGGACCTCCTCGACTCGTGGCCGGGCACCCTCCTCGTCGTGTCGCACGACCGGTACTTCATCGAGCGCGTCACCGACCAGCAGTACGCGATCCTCGGCGGACACCTCCGCCATCTCCCCGGCGGCGTCGACGAGTATCTGCGCCTGCGCGAGCGCGAGCGCTCCGCGGGGCCGGGGACCTCGAAGGGCACGGATGCTGCGGCCGCGGCATCCGTCCCGTCCACCGCGCCGTCGCTGTCGGGGCAGGAGCTGCGCGCCGCGCAGAAGGAGGTCGCGTCGCTGGAGCGCCGCCTCGAGAAGCTCGAGACCCAGATCGGCGCCGCGCGCACGGCCCTGGCCGACCACGACCAGTCGGACTACGTCGGCCTGGGCGCGGAGATGACACGCATCGGCGTGCTCGAGAAGGAGCGCGACGGCGTCGAGGAGCGCTGGTTCGAGCTCACCGAGCAGATCGGCTGA
- a CDS encoding MarR family transcriptional regulator, with the protein MTGQSDEVDRIVEAWTTQRPDLDFSPLGVLSRVDRLSRHLDRARRDAFRRSELEPWEWDVLSALRRAGEPFQLSPKQLLQQTLVSSGTMTNRIDRLVGRRLVRRESDPDDGRSILVTLTDEGKIRVDAAITRLVDAEALLLEGLSRGDRDRLAALLRKLSLGFDAVG; encoded by the coding sequence ATGACGGGGCAGAGCGACGAGGTCGACCGCATCGTCGAGGCGTGGACCACGCAGCGCCCCGACCTCGACTTCTCGCCTCTCGGCGTGCTGTCGCGCGTCGACCGGCTGTCGCGGCACCTCGATCGCGCGCGCCGCGACGCGTTCAGGCGCAGCGAGCTCGAGCCCTGGGAGTGGGATGTGCTCTCCGCGCTGCGGCGCGCGGGCGAGCCGTTCCAGCTGAGTCCGAAGCAACTGCTGCAGCAGACCCTCGTCTCGAGCGGCACGATGACGAACCGCATCGACCGGCTCGTGGGGCGCCGCCTGGTGCGCCGGGAGTCCGATCCCGACGACGGCCGCAGCATCCTGGTCACGCTCACCGACGAGGGGAAGATCCGGGTGGATGCCGCGATCACGCGTCTCGTCGACGCCGAGGCGCTCCTGCTCGAGGGACTGTCGCGCGGTGACCGCGATCGCCTCGCCGCCCTGTTGCGCAAGCTCAGTCTCGGCTTCGACGCCGTCGGCTGA
- the glmU gene encoding bifunctional UDP-N-acetylglucosamine diphosphorylase/glucosamine-1-phosphate N-acetyltransferase GlmU, whose amino-acid sequence MTDTTRDNALAVIVLAAGQGTRMKSSVPKVLHRIGGRPLVGHVLHTAADLGPVETLVVVRHERDLVAKAIADLDPNAHVVDQDEIPGTGRAVEVALEQLGGFAGDVLVLSGDCPLVDAGTLAAFVASHRAADAAVTLMTAVLEDPTGYGRVIRDADGDVARIVEQKDADDAERAVREINAGMYVFRAEALRTYLPAIGTDNAQAEKYLTDVAALVRGAGGRVAASVVDDVTLTYGVNDRAQLSEVGRLLNARTVRRWQLEGVTVLDPATTWIDVDAKLAPDVTVLPNTHILRTTTIASGAIVGPDTSLVDCEVGEDATVTRTDATLAVIGANATVGPFAYLRPGTYLGDKGKIGTFVETKNSTIGEASKVPHLSYIGDTTIGKHVNLGAGAITANYDDLNKHRTEIGDEVHSGSHNVFVAPVRIGDGAKTGAGAVIRKDVPAGALALSVAPQRNVEGWVEKNRPGTGAADVAAKARSAQKADDGAQEEDR is encoded by the coding sequence ATGACCGACACGACCCGCGACAACGCACTGGCCGTCATCGTCCTGGCCGCAGGGCAAGGCACCCGTATGAAGTCCTCGGTTCCCAAGGTGCTGCACCGCATCGGCGGGCGCCCGCTCGTCGGGCACGTGCTGCACACGGCCGCCGACCTCGGCCCCGTCGAGACCCTGGTGGTCGTTCGCCATGAGCGCGACCTCGTCGCGAAGGCGATCGCCGACCTCGACCCCAACGCGCACGTCGTCGACCAGGACGAGATCCCCGGCACCGGACGCGCCGTCGAGGTCGCCCTCGAGCAGCTCGGCGGCTTCGCGGGCGACGTGCTGGTGCTCTCGGGCGACTGCCCACTGGTGGATGCCGGCACGCTCGCGGCCTTCGTCGCCTCGCATCGCGCCGCCGACGCAGCGGTCACGCTCATGACCGCGGTGCTGGAAGACCCGACCGGGTACGGCCGCGTCATCCGCGACGCCGATGGCGATGTCGCGCGCATCGTGGAGCAGAAGGACGCGGACGACGCCGAGCGCGCGGTCCGCGAGATCAACGCGGGGATGTACGTGTTCCGCGCCGAGGCGCTGCGCACGTACCTGCCGGCCATCGGCACCGACAACGCGCAGGCCGAGAAGTACCTCACCGATGTGGCGGCGCTCGTCCGCGGCGCAGGCGGCCGCGTGGCGGCATCCGTCGTCGACGACGTCACCCTCACGTACGGCGTCAACGACCGTGCCCAGCTCTCGGAGGTCGGCCGGCTGCTGAACGCGCGCACGGTGCGGCGCTGGCAGCTCGAGGGTGTCACGGTCCTCGATCCGGCGACGACGTGGATCGACGTCGACGCGAAGCTGGCGCCCGACGTCACGGTGCTGCCGAACACGCACATCCTGCGCACCACGACGATCGCGTCGGGTGCGATCGTCGGGCCGGACACGAGCCTCGTCGACTGCGAGGTGGGGGAGGACGCCACCGTCACCCGCACGGACGCGACCCTCGCCGTCATCGGCGCCAATGCCACCGTGGGCCCGTTCGCATACCTGCGTCCGGGCACGTACCTCGGCGACAAGGGCAAGATCGGCACGTTCGTCGAGACGAAGAACTCGACGATCGGCGAGGCCAGCAAGGTGCCGCACCTGTCGTACATCGGCGACACCACCATCGGCAAGCACGTCAACCTCGGCGCCGGCGCGATCACCGCGAACTACGACGACCTGAACAAGCACCGCACGGAGATCGGCGACGAGGTGCATTCGGGCTCCCACAACGTCTTCGTGGCGCCCGTTAGGATCGGAGACGGCGCGAAGACCGGGGCCGGGGCGGTCATCCGCAAGGATGTGCCCGCCGGTGCCCTCGCTCTCAGCGTCGCCCCTCAGCGCAACGTCGAGGGTTGGGTCGAGAAGAACAGACCGGGTACCGGGGCGGCGGATGTCGCAGCCAAGGCCCGCAGCGCACAGAAGGCGGACGATGGCGCGCAAGAAGAAGACCGTTGA
- a CDS encoding ribose-phosphate diphosphokinase, which yields MARKKKTVELDRANDIAPGLVAKTKKRLVVARGSSHPELAAEVAAQLSTELVPTEYRTFASGEILTRFEVSIRGCDLFLIQSFGPPVNEWMMETLIMLDAAKRASAKRITVVAPYFPYSRQDKKGRGREPISARLVADLFKTAGADRVMSVDLHAAQIQGFFDGPVDHLFAKPVLLEYFENTLSDVDRERLTVVSPDTGRVRVADQWSDSLGAPLAIIHKRRDPNVANQVTVNEIVGAVDGRVCLLVDDMIDTGGTIVKAAEALKANGAVKVIVAATHAIFSDPAAQRLQSPAVDEVVVTDTVPIPAEKRFSTLTILPIAPLLARAIHEVFEDGSVTSMFDGAA from the coding sequence ATGGCGCGCAAGAAGAAGACCGTTGAGCTCGACCGGGCGAACGACATCGCCCCGGGACTCGTCGCGAAGACGAAGAAGCGCCTCGTGGTCGCACGAGGAAGCTCTCACCCCGAGCTCGCGGCCGAGGTCGCTGCGCAGCTGAGCACGGAGCTGGTGCCGACCGAGTACCGCACGTTCGCGTCGGGCGAGATCCTGACCCGTTTCGAGGTCTCGATCCGCGGTTGCGACCTGTTCCTCATCCAGAGCTTCGGGCCGCCGGTCAACGAGTGGATGATGGAGACCCTCATCATGCTCGACGCCGCGAAGCGTGCGTCGGCCAAGCGGATCACGGTAGTCGCGCCGTACTTCCCGTACTCCCGGCAGGACAAGAAGGGCCGCGGCCGTGAGCCGATCAGCGCCCGCCTCGTCGCGGACCTCTTCAAGACGGCGGGCGCGGACCGCGTCATGAGCGTCGACCTGCACGCGGCGCAGATCCAGGGATTCTTCGACGGCCCCGTGGACCACCTGTTCGCCAAGCCGGTGCTGCTCGAGTACTTCGAGAACACCCTCAGCGACGTGGACCGTGAACGCCTGACCGTGGTGTCGCCCGACACCGGACGCGTACGCGTCGCCGACCAGTGGTCCGACAGCCTGGGCGCTCCTCTCGCGATCATCCACAAGCGCCGCGACCCGAACGTCGCGAACCAGGTCACCGTCAACGAGATCGTCGGCGCCGTCGACGGGCGCGTCTGCCTCCTCGTCGACGACATGATCGACACGGGCGGCACGATCGTGAAGGCCGCCGAGGCGCTCAAGGCGAACGGGGCGGTCAAGGTCATCGTCGCGGCGACCCACGCGATCTTCAGCGATCCCGCGGCGCAGCGCCTGCAGAGCCCGGCGGTCGACGAGGTCGTCGTGACCGACACGGTGCCGATCCCCGCCGAGAAGCGCTTCTCGACGCTTACGATTCTGCCTATCGCACCGCTGCTCGCACGTGCGATCCACGAAGTGTTCGAGGACGGCTCCGTCACCAGCATGTTCGACGGAGCCGCCTGA
- a CDS encoding HAD-IC family P-type ATPase gives MSQPLTEARLTVARPWATAADDVLTHLEADAGGLSASDAAERLEIAGPNRLPEPARKPGWLRFLAHFNDTLIYILLGAAVIKALMGDWLDFWVIMVVAIINAVIGYIQEGRAEKALAGIRGMLSADASARRDGGWATVAAEDLVPGDVVRLMPGDKVPADLRLLQAHQLRIDEAALTGESVPSSKTTDAVSAEAGVGDRSSMAFSGTIVSAGQGRGVVTATGPTTELGRIQSLADEADALATPLTRQLDGFGRVLTVVILGMAAVMLMIGRFLHGMPFDELISAAIGFAVAAIPEGLPALVTITLAIGVQQMARHNAITRKLPAVEALGSVTTVCSDKTGTLTRNEMTVRHIVTPLAEYDVTGIGYAPEGEIVPAGAEGTDAASRGDLAAILAIATLCNDAHIVRAGDGMWSLVGEPTEGALKTVAIKGGVGSAGGRRVAVIPFDSANKLMATLNEGARSGGEAGEVSRAILVKGAPDRLLERSLTQRGADGSEPLDLARWDDAVAALSGQGLRVLAAARKPVRPTTEEFGLDDLVDLEFIGLWGIADPPRPEAVEAIADCHAAGIRVKMITGDHAGTALAIAHEMGLAGADAEVLTGAELEALTQEQLREVVQGVDVYARTSPEHKIRIVRALQSHGEVVAMTGDGVNDAPALTRADVGIAMGIKGTEATKEAAEFVLADDNFATIRSAIAEGRRIYDNLRKSIVFLLPTNGAQSLVILVAVVFGLALPLTSVQVLWVNMVTAVTLSLALAYEPAERGIMRRPPRATGGPIINRGELGFILVVSLLIGGAAMGVFYGVVATGVDIEVARTEAVLMLAFGQLAFLFNCRFLTRSSLTIDVLRGNRVVWWSAIALVVLQLIYTYVPFMNVLFESRPLPAASWILPIVVSIGIFLAVEVLKAVLRARRSSAHPAASLKGGS, from the coding sequence ATGTCTCAGCCGCTGACGGAAGCCCGCCTCACCGTCGCACGTCCGTGGGCGACCGCCGCCGACGACGTGCTGACGCACCTCGAGGCGGACGCCGGAGGCCTCAGCGCCTCTGACGCCGCGGAACGGCTCGAGATCGCCGGGCCCAACCGGCTGCCCGAACCGGCGCGCAAGCCGGGCTGGCTGCGTTTCCTCGCGCACTTCAACGACACCCTGATCTACATCCTGCTGGGCGCCGCCGTCATCAAGGCGCTCATGGGCGACTGGCTCGATTTCTGGGTCATCATGGTCGTCGCGATCATCAACGCCGTCATCGGCTACATCCAGGAGGGGCGCGCCGAGAAGGCGCTCGCGGGGATCCGCGGGATGCTGTCGGCCGACGCCAGCGCGCGGCGCGACGGCGGCTGGGCCACGGTCGCAGCCGAAGATCTCGTGCCCGGCGACGTGGTGAGGCTGATGCCCGGCGACAAGGTGCCGGCGGACCTGCGGCTGCTGCAGGCTCACCAGCTGCGCATCGACGAAGCCGCGCTCACCGGCGAGTCGGTGCCCTCGTCCAAGACCACCGACGCGGTCTCCGCCGAGGCGGGCGTCGGCGACCGGAGCTCGATGGCCTTCTCGGGCACGATCGTGAGCGCCGGTCAGGGCCGCGGTGTGGTCACCGCGACCGGGCCGACGACCGAGCTCGGCCGCATCCAGAGCCTCGCCGACGAAGCCGATGCGCTGGCCACCCCTCTCACCCGTCAGCTCGACGGGTTCGGCCGGGTGCTCACCGTCGTGATCCTCGGCATGGCGGCGGTCATGCTCATGATCGGCCGGTTCCTGCACGGGATGCCGTTCGACGAGCTGATCTCTGCCGCGATCGGCTTCGCCGTCGCGGCGATCCCCGAGGGCCTTCCCGCGCTCGTGACCATCACCCTCGCGATCGGCGTGCAGCAGATGGCCCGCCACAACGCCATCACACGCAAGCTCCCCGCGGTCGAGGCGCTGGGCTCGGTCACCACGGTCTGCTCCGACAAGACGGGAACGCTCACCCGCAACGAGATGACGGTGCGCCACATCGTCACACCGCTCGCGGAGTACGACGTCACCGGCATCGGCTATGCACCCGAGGGCGAGATCGTGCCGGCAGGCGCCGAGGGAACGGATGCTGCGAGCCGGGGCGATCTGGCCGCCATCCTCGCCATCGCGACCCTGTGCAACGACGCGCACATCGTGCGGGCCGGCGACGGCATGTGGAGCCTCGTCGGCGAGCCCACCGAGGGTGCGCTCAAGACGGTCGCGATCAAGGGCGGCGTCGGGAGTGCGGGCGGACGCCGGGTCGCGGTCATCCCGTTCGACTCCGCCAACAAGCTCATGGCGACCCTCAACGAAGGCGCCCGCTCCGGCGGCGAGGCCGGCGAGGTATCACGGGCGATCCTGGTCAAGGGCGCGCCGGACCGCCTGCTCGAGCGGTCGCTGACGCAGCGCGGCGCCGACGGATCGGAGCCGCTCGACCTCGCGCGATGGGACGATGCCGTCGCCGCGCTGAGCGGCCAGGGCCTGCGTGTTCTGGCGGCAGCGCGCAAGCCGGTGCGGCCGACGACGGAGGAGTTCGGGCTCGACGACCTGGTCGACCTCGAGTTCATCGGCCTGTGGGGGATCGCCGATCCGCCCCGGCCCGAGGCCGTCGAGGCGATCGCCGACTGCCACGCCGCCGGCATCCGCGTGAAGATGATCACCGGCGACCACGCCGGCACCGCCCTTGCGATCGCCCACGAGATGGGCCTCGCGGGTGCCGACGCCGAGGTGCTCACCGGCGCAGAGCTCGAGGCGCTCACCCAGGAGCAGCTGCGCGAGGTGGTGCAGGGCGTCGACGTCTACGCGCGCACCAGCCCCGAGCACAAGATCCGCATCGTGCGTGCCCTGCAGTCGCACGGCGAGGTCGTCGCGATGACCGGGGACGGCGTCAACGACGCCCCCGCCCTCACCCGCGCCGACGTCGGCATCGCGATGGGCATCAAAGGCACCGAGGCGACGAAGGAAGCAGCGGAGTTCGTGCTCGCCGACGACAACTTCGCCACGATCCGCAGCGCCATCGCCGAAGGGCGCCGCATCTACGACAACCTGCGCAAGTCGATCGTCTTCCTGCTGCCCACGAACGGCGCGCAGTCGCTCGTGATCCTGGTCGCGGTCGTGTTCGGCCTCGCGCTGCCGCTCACGAGCGTGCAGGTGCTGTGGGTGAACATGGTCACCGCGGTCACGCTCTCGCTCGCCCTCGCGTACGAGCCCGCCGAGCGCGGCATCATGCGTCGTCCGCCGCGGGCGACCGGTGGGCCGATCATCAACCGCGGCGAGCTCGGCTTCATCCTCGTCGTGTCGCTGCTGATCGGCGGCGCGGCGATGGGGGTCTTCTACGGCGTCGTGGCGACCGGAGTCGACATCGAGGTGGCGCGCACCGAGGCGGTGCTCATGCTCGCGTTCGGGCAGCTCGCGTTCCTCTTCAACTGCCGGTTCCTGACCCGCTCGAGCCTGACGATCGACGTGCTGCGGGGCAACCGCGTGGTGTGGTGGTCGGCGATCGCGCTCGTCGTGCTGCAGCTGATCTACACCTACGTCCCGTTCATGAACGTGCTGTTCGAGTCGCGACCGCTCCCCGCGGCATCGTGGATCCTCCCGATCGTCGTGTCGATCGGCATCTTCCTCGCCGTGGAGGTGCTGAAGGCGGTGCTGCGCGCGCGACGCTCCTCAGCACATCCCGCCGCTTCCCTCAAAGGCGGCTCATAG
- a CDS encoding FMN-binding protein yields the protein MIRTALASRPVRAGAALTAVAGIAFLSGCAASVSEAEEPTTTDTGSSSTDSGSTDAGSTGSGSYADGTYTADGSYATPESVETISVTVTLENDVITDVTVTGDPQKRESEQYQGQFIGGIADVVVGEDIDDIQVSRVAGSSLTSGGFNKAIQTIKSDAAS from the coding sequence ATGATCCGCACCGCACTCGCTTCCCGCCCCGTCCGCGCCGGAGCGGCCCTGACCGCCGTCGCCGGCATCGCCTTCCTCTCGGGCTGCGCCGCGAGCGTATCCGAGGCCGAGGAGCCCACGACGACCGACACCGGGTCGTCGTCGACCGACAGCGGCTCGACCGACGCGGGCTCGACCGGCTCCGGCTCGTACGCCGACGGCACCTACACGGCGGACGGCTCGTACGCGACGCCCGAGTCGGTCGAGACGATCAGCGTCACGGTGACGCTCGAGAACGACGTCATCACCGACGTCACGGTGACCGGCGACCCGCAGAAGCGGGAGTCCGAGCAGTACCAGGGCCAGTTCATCGGCGGCATCGCCGACGTGGTGGTCGGGGAGGACATCGACGACATCCAGGTCAGCCGCGTCGCCGGATCGTCCCTCACCAGCGGCGGCTTCAACAAGGCCATCCAGACGATCAAGTCCGACGCGGCGAGCTAG
- a CDS encoding FAD:protein FMN transferase, with amino-acid sequence MGTVPASWRFDAIGTTWEIVTERPLSAAVREEVTALVDAFDHTWSRFRPDSDVSALARAGGSIPAPSDAPPMLDALAAVSDATDGAVNPFVGASLDALGYGADYSFHDAGPVAAPVDWRERLVWRGGRLALTEPATIDVGALGKGRLVDLVLEILSRRESGDLIVDAGGDLAVRGRPQRIGLEHPFDPRRAIGVWEVTDAALCASAINRRAWPSATGTTLHHVLDARTGEPVRTIAATWAVASDAMTADAIATALFFDGGPSLAHEWAVEWVRMTTDGRVEWSPRCRADLFVRTDSVGR; translated from the coding sequence GTGGGCACCGTGCCGGCGTCCTGGCGGTTCGACGCCATCGGCACGACGTGGGAGATCGTCACCGAACGCCCGCTTTCCGCAGCGGTGCGCGAGGAGGTGACCGCGCTGGTCGACGCGTTCGACCACACCTGGTCGCGGTTCCGGCCGGACTCCGACGTGAGCGCACTGGCCCGCGCGGGCGGGTCGATTCCGGCGCCCTCGGACGCCCCTCCGATGCTCGACGCCCTCGCCGCGGTGTCGGATGCGACCGACGGCGCGGTCAACCCCTTCGTCGGAGCCTCCCTCGACGCCCTCGGCTACGGCGCGGACTACTCGTTCCACGACGCCGGACCGGTCGCCGCTCCCGTCGACTGGCGAGAGCGGCTCGTCTGGCGAGGCGGCCGCCTCGCGCTCACCGAACCCGCCACGATCGACGTCGGCGCGCTCGGCAAGGGCCGCCTGGTCGACCTCGTGCTCGAGATCCTGTCGCGCCGAGAGTCCGGGGACCTCATCGTCGACGCCGGCGGCGACCTCGCCGTACGGGGTCGTCCGCAGCGGATCGGGCTGGAGCATCCGTTCGATCCGCGCCGCGCGATCGGGGTCTGGGAGGTGACGGATGCCGCGCTCTGCGCGTCGGCGATCAACCGGCGCGCGTGGCCGTCGGCGACGGGCACCACACTGCATCACGTGCTGGACGCACGCACCGGGGAGCCGGTGCGCACGATCGCGGCGACGTGGGCTGTGGCGTCCGACGCGATGACGGCCGACGCGATCGCGACGGCGCTGTTCTTCGACGGCGGGCCGAGCCTCGCCCACGAGTGGGCTGTGGAGTGGGTGCGCATGACCACCGACGGCCGCGTCGAGTGGTCGCCCCGCTGCCGCGCCGACCTCTTCGTTCGAACGGATAGCGTAGGACGGTGA
- a CDS encoding MOSC domain-containing protein → MTEPLPGHVVAVSRDDVHRFSKPARESITLIAGIGVEGDAHAGATVQHLSRIKRDPTTPNLRQVHLIHSELFDDMAERGHEVTPGALGENITTAGIDLLGLPRGTRLELGEDAVIEITGLRNPCAQINGLSEGLMKELVHVDDTGATVRLAGVMSVVLAGGVVRPGDSIRVRPPAGRHEPLQPV, encoded by the coding sequence GTGACCGAGCCCCTCCCCGGACACGTCGTCGCTGTGTCCCGCGACGACGTGCATCGCTTCAGCAAGCCGGCGCGCGAGAGCATCACCCTGATCGCCGGGATCGGCGTCGAGGGCGACGCCCACGCCGGCGCCACCGTGCAGCACCTTTCGCGCATCAAGCGAGACCCGACCACGCCGAACCTCCGGCAGGTGCACCTCATCCACTCCGAGCTGTTCGACGACATGGCCGAGCGCGGGCACGAGGTGACGCCCGGTGCTCTCGGCGAGAACATCACGACCGCCGGCATCGACCTGCTCGGTCTCCCGCGGGGCACACGGCTGGAACTCGGTGAGGACGCGGTCATCGAGATCACCGGACTGCGGAACCCGTGCGCACAGATCAACGGACTCTCGGAAGGGCTCATGAAAGAACTGGTCCACGTCGACGACACGGGCGCGACGGTGCGCCTGGCGGGGGTCATGTCGGTCGTGCTCGCGGGCGGCGTCGTGCGCCCGGGCGACAGCATCCGTGTCCGCCCGCCTGCCGGGCGTCACGAGCCCCTCCAGCCGGTGTGA